Proteins from one Chitinophaga oryzae genomic window:
- a CDS encoding ABC transporter permease, with product MFRNYLLIAWRNLVRYKYYTLINIAGLAIGLATCWLLLLYVLGETSYENFFPERDRVYRAVNDATWSGGSLNIATTSAPFAALLKKDYPEIEEVARVLPDGGSLLDYNGKKLQVDDIFFADSTFLKVLPFPLEEGDAGVCMSQPNALLLTHSLAKKLFGDASAAMGKMVRTEDSASFFQVTGVLKDVPANSHFKFSALRVLPAGYNADGWQNFDVYTYLLLRKGGDIKSLESKLPQFGDRYVIPQMGSGVTYHMKLQPLTSIHLHSHLGYEMGPNGNVLYVYVFLFVGLLILVIACINYMNLATARAVGRVKEVGVRKTLGSGREEIARMFMAESLLLTLISAVVALGLVVLALPYFNHFAHRQLVLWQFGVARTVGAVLLLVLFTGLIAGIYPAVFMSGFRVISALKGRLSGSSHAGFRKGLVTFQFMIAIVLTASTLVAYDQLQYVMHTNLGFNKEQLLSFHLNDVPSRNNIPAIKQQLLSNPLIQDVAAVNNPIGRNDLSSNGFFFEQTDGSISTSSILAQRLMADADFVKTMGVKMADGRNFSDTGNADRFHAVLVNETLVKNFNLKNPLGKRVQFKIDNLGNRAERVVVGVVRDFHTYSLQHKIAPLVIEMAPFPEMEDNLYVRVSPKNIPAALAHIEKVYKRFDVSHPFTYQFLDDSFAKQYAGEQQQEKIFLMFTVLALAIACLGLFGLAAFTAVQRTREIGVRKVLGASSGSIVRMLSQDFLRLVVIAAVLAFPLSWWIMDRWLQSFAYRTGISIWVFVLTGVGVTIVALLTVSYHALRAAMANPVKSLRAD from the coding sequence ATGTTCAGGAACTATTTGCTGATTGCCTGGCGCAATCTTGTCAGGTACAAGTATTATACGCTGATCAATATCGCGGGACTGGCCATTGGTCTGGCTACCTGCTGGTTATTGCTTTTATATGTGCTGGGGGAGACCAGTTATGAAAACTTTTTCCCTGAGCGGGACCGGGTATACCGTGCGGTAAACGACGCTACCTGGTCTGGCGGCAGTCTGAATATTGCTACTACCTCTGCGCCCTTCGCCGCTTTGCTGAAAAAGGACTACCCTGAAATAGAAGAGGTGGCGCGGGTGCTGCCCGATGGCGGGAGCCTGCTGGACTACAACGGGAAAAAACTGCAGGTAGACGATATCTTTTTTGCTGACAGCACTTTCCTGAAAGTGCTGCCCTTTCCGCTGGAGGAGGGTGATGCCGGTGTTTGTATGTCGCAGCCCAATGCTTTGTTGCTGACCCATTCGCTGGCGAAGAAGCTGTTTGGCGATGCGTCCGCAGCCATGGGAAAGATGGTCCGCACGGAGGACAGTGCGTCCTTTTTCCAGGTGACCGGTGTCCTGAAAGACGTGCCGGCCAACTCCCATTTTAAGTTCAGTGCTTTGCGGGTACTGCCGGCAGGTTACAATGCCGACGGATGGCAGAATTTCGACGTATATACGTACCTGTTATTGCGCAAAGGAGGGGATATCAAATCGCTGGAAAGCAAGCTGCCGCAGTTTGGCGACCGGTATGTGATACCGCAGATGGGCAGCGGCGTTACCTATCACATGAAATTGCAACCGCTGACATCTATCCATTTGCATTCGCATCTGGGATACGAGATGGGGCCTAACGGGAATGTGCTTTACGTGTATGTGTTCCTGTTTGTGGGGCTGCTGATTTTAGTTATTGCATGCATCAATTATATGAACCTGGCTACGGCCCGTGCTGTGGGCCGTGTAAAAGAAGTGGGTGTGCGTAAGACCCTGGGATCGGGAAGAGAAGAGATTGCCCGTATGTTCATGGCAGAATCGCTGCTGCTTACTTTAATTTCCGCTGTGGTGGCCCTGGGGCTGGTGGTGCTGGCGTTGCCGTACTTCAATCATTTTGCGCACCGGCAGCTGGTGTTGTGGCAGTTCGGCGTAGCCCGCACCGTTGGAGCGGTATTGTTGCTGGTACTTTTTACAGGGTTGATAGCGGGTATTTACCCGGCTGTGTTTATGTCCGGTTTCCGGGTGATCAGCGCGCTGAAGGGCCGGCTGAGCGGCAGCAGTCACGCTGGTTTCCGCAAAGGGCTGGTCACTTTTCAGTTTATGATTGCCATTGTGCTTACCGCCAGCACGCTGGTGGCGTACGATCAGCTGCAATATGTGATGCATACGAACCTGGGCTTCAATAAAGAGCAACTGCTCTCTTTCCACCTCAATGATGTGCCGTCCCGTAATAATATTCCCGCGATCAAGCAGCAGTTGCTGAGTAATCCGCTGATACAGGACGTGGCGGCGGTCAACAATCCGATAGGGCGTAATGATCTTAGCTCCAACGGCTTCTTTTTTGAACAAACGGATGGCAGTATTTCCACGTCTTCCATCCTGGCGCAGCGGCTGATGGCAGATGCTGATTTCGTTAAAACCATGGGCGTGAAGATGGCCGACGGCCGTAATTTTTCGGACACCGGTAATGCCGACCGTTTTCATGCGGTGCTGGTCAATGAAACGCTGGTGAAAAATTTTAACCTGAAAAACCCACTGGGCAAGCGGGTACAGTTTAAGATCGACAATCTGGGCAACCGTGCGGAACGGGTCGTAGTGGGCGTAGTCCGTGATTTTCATACGTATTCGCTGCAGCATAAAATAGCGCCGCTGGTAATAGAGATGGCGCCTTTCCCTGAAATGGAAGACAACCTGTATGTGCGGGTGAGCCCGAAGAACATTCCTGCCGCGCTGGCGCATATCGAAAAAGTATATAAGCGTTTTGACGTCTCACATCCTTTCACCTATCAGTTCCTGGATGACAGTTTTGCCAAACAATATGCCGGGGAGCAGCAGCAGGAAAAGATATTCCTGATGTTTACCGTGCTGGCGCTGGCGATTGCCTGTCTGGGGCTTTTCGGGCTGGCGGCTTTCACGGCGGTGCAACGTACCCGAGAGATCGGCGTACGTAAAGTGCTGGGCGCTTCTTCCGGTAGTATTGTGCGGATGTTGTCGCAGGATTTCCTGCGGCTGGTGGTGATTGCGGCCGTACTGGCGTTCCCGTTATCCTGGTGGATCATGGACCGCTGGTTGCAGAGTTTTGCTTACCGTACCGGTATCAGCATATGGGTGTTTGTGCTGACAGGTGTAGGTGTCACCATAGTAGCGCTGCTGACCGTCAGTTATCACGCATTGCGGGCGGCCATGGCCAACCCGGTGAAGAGCCTGCGGGCCGATTGA